A single window of Nicotiana sylvestris chromosome 3, ASM39365v2, whole genome shotgun sequence DNA harbors:
- the LOC104236126 gene encoding uncharacterized protein codes for MEKREEKVQSKHFSHGHQLEYTNKLPPKGNAICSGCKLSIFPGKFYYKCEICSYFLHQVCFNMPKNLQHLVDPIHHLTLLPTPSSSIHDSTRCKACGKEIAGFSYTCAKCYSYYHTLCLALPLSLKLPSHCHTLDLEFCPPYDFECDLCKKPSYKEWLYHCSSCEFDAHISCAITHKGEDIHNPCESIYQSKSSHQALEKETKCDELMDLLSKYTKGTEESISQDHVQLQIQQQTPSYQLSDGCFSIDIAKSQLLNDEQMRKGADYHAVEIPESKEKQNVAYVTLTKGVSSNGIGSEVWMGLGREMEKAYQTNDSHKERLRSSCCPDILKSLFCSKK; via the exons AtggaaaaaagagaagagaaagttCAATCCAAACATTTTAGTCATGGACATCAATTGGAGTACACCAATAAGCTTCCTCCCAAAGGAAATGCAATTTGTTCTGGCTGCAAACTCAGTATATTTCCTGGTAAATTCTACTACAAATGTGAAATATGCTCATATTTCCTTCATCAAGTATGCTTCAACATGCCCAAGAATTTGCAGCATCTTGTGGATCCAATCCATCACCTCACTCTCCTACCCACGCCTTCTTCATCGATTCATGACTCAACAAGATGCAAAGCCTGTGGAAAAGAAATCGCCGGCTTTTCTTACACTTGTGCTAAATGTTATAGTTATTATCACACACTATGTTTAGCATTACCTCTTTCACTAAAATTGCCATCCCACTGCCATACATTGGACTTAGAATTCTGTCCTCCCTATGATTTCGAATGTGATTTATGCAAAAAGCCGAGTTATAAAGAGTGGCTTTACCATTGCAGCTCTTGTGAATTCGATGCACACATTTCGTGTGCTATTACACACAAAGGAGAAGATATTCATAATCCTTGTGAGTCGATTTATCAGAGCAAATCATCTCATCAGGCGCTCGAGAAAGAAACTAAATGTGACGAGTTGATGGATTTACTATCAAAATACACGAAGGGAACAGAGGAAAGTATTAGTCAAGATCATGTTCAGCTTCAAATCCAACAACAAACACCAAGTTACCAATTAAGTGATGGCTGCTTTTCCATTGATATTGCAAAATCACAGCTGCTAAACGATGAACAAATGAGAAAAGGAGCAGATTATCATGCAGTGGAAATTCCAGAATCTAAAGAGAAACAGAATGTTGCCTACGTTACTCTGACAAAAGGGGTTTCTTCAAATGGGATTGGTTCTGAAGTTTGGATGGGATTAGGCAGGGAAATGGAGAAGGCTTATCAAACCAATGATTCTCACAAA GAACGGTTAAGGAGTTCATGTTGTCCAGACATTCTTAAAAGTTTGTTTTGTTCAAAGAAGTGA